A single Camelus ferus isolate YT-003-E chromosome 3, BCGSAC_Cfer_1.0, whole genome shotgun sequence DNA region contains:
- the LOC102512501 gene encoding olfactory receptor 2L3, which translates to MESYNQTSTDFILLGLFPPSGIGLFLFILIAVIFLVALFGNLSMILLICLDTHLHTPMYFLLSQLSFIDLNYISTIVPKMVSNYLFGNKAISFIACGVQSFFFLTLGGAETLLLTSMAYDRYVAICFPLHYPNRISRRVCVLMITGSWIMGSINSCAHTTYALHIPYCRSRAINHFFCDVPAMLTLACMDTWVYEYTVFVSTTLFLVLPFVIIACSYGHVLLAVYLMRSAEGKKRAYSTCSAHLTVVTFYYVPFAYTYLRPRSLRSPAEDKALAVFYTVLTPMLNPIIYSLRNKEVMGALRRVIQRICSVNM; encoded by the coding sequence ATGGAAAGTTATAATCAAACATCAACTGATTTCATCTTGCTGGGGTTATTCCCTCCTTCAGGAATTggcctgtttctttttattctcattgcTGTCATTTTCCTAGTGGCATTATTTGGCAACCTCTCCATGATCCTTCTCATCTGTCTGGACACCCatctccacacccccatgtattTCCTACTTAGTCAGCTCTCCTTCATTGACCTGAACTACATCTCCACCATTGTCCCCAAAATGGTCTCCAATTATCTGTTTGGAAACAAAGCTATCTCCTTCATTGCGTGTGGGGTTCAGAGCTTCTTCTTCTTGACTCTAGGAGGTGCAGAAACACTGCTTTTGACATCTATGGCTTATGATCGTTATGTGGCCATTTGCTTCCCTCTGCACTATCCCAACAGGATCAgcagaagagtgtgtgtgttgaTGATAACAGGATCTTGGATAATGGGCTCTATCAACTCCTGTGCCCACACCACATATGCCCTCCACATCCCTTACTGCAGGTCCAGGGCCATCAATCATTTCTTCTGTGATGTCCCAGCCATGCTGACTCTGGCCTGCATGGACACGTGGGTCTATGAGTACACCGTGTTTGTGAGCACCACCCTATTCCTCGTGCTGCCTTTCGTCATTATTGCATGTTCCTATGGCCATGTTCTCCTTGCTGTCTACCTCATGCGCTcagcagaagggaagaagagggcCTATTCAACCTGCAGCGCCCACCTCACTGTGGTGACTTTCTACTATGTGCCCTTTGCTTACACTTATCTGCGCCCAAGATCCCTTCGATCTCCAGCAGAGGACAAAGCTCTGGCTGTCTTCTACACCGTCCTGACCCCAATGCTCAACCCTATTATCTATAGCCTGAGAAACAAGGAGGTGATGGGGGCCTTGAGAAGAGTAATTCAGAGAATTTGCTCTGTGAATATGTAG